CGCGAGCCGGCGGCCGGTGACCTTCTCGACGACCAGGCCGAGCAGGACGAGGTTGGAGTTGGAGTACTGGAAGGTGGCGCCGGGCGCGAAGGTGTCGGCGTGCCGGTAGCCGTACGAGAGGACCTCCCACGGGTTGAACGGACGCTTCGGCGCGCTCAGCAGGTCCCGGACGAAGTCCGGGTCGGACGTGTAAGGGAACAGGCCGCTGCGCATCCCGGCGAGGTGCCGCAGGGTGATCCGGTGCCCGTTCGGCACGCCCCGCACGTAGTCGTCGATCGGGTCGTCCAGCCCGACCTTCCCCTCGTCGACGAGCCGGAGGAGCGCGGTGACGGTGAAGGTCTTCGTCTCGCTGCCGATCCGGACGTAGCCGTCGGCGGACATCGGCTCGCCGGTCCGCTTGTCCGCGACGCCGGTGGCCCGGACGTAACACCCCTTGCCCGGCATCCAGATCCCGACGACGAGACCGGGGATCCCGGCCTCCCGCCGGACCTTCTCGACGGTCGCGTCGAGCCGGGCGGTGGTGGCGGCCGGCAGGGCGTCGCCCGCCGGGCACCGCTCGCCGTCGCCGTGGCGGACGGGAACCGGGGCCGCCGCGGTGGCGGGCAGGGCGGCGGGGACGAGGGCGGTGGCCGCGAGGAGCAGGGCGGCGGCGAGGAGCGGGCGTCTAGGTCGCATGGAGGTCAGACCAGCACCGAAGGCGGGGGCGGGGGGCGGCGGGACGGCCGGGCGGGTACGAGTCCACCCGTACGGCCTCCGCGGACGGGGAACCGGACGCGGGTTCGATGCCGTCCCCGCCCGGGAACCCTCCCCGTCCCCGAAAGGCTCCCGGCCCATGACCACCTCGGCCCCCCGCTATCTCTACCTCACCCGGCACGGCGAGGCCACGCCCGACGAGACCGGTCTGACGGAGACGGGCCGCCGCCAGGCCGCCCTCCTCGGGGAACGGCTCCGGGAGGCGCCGCTGACCGCGGTCCACCACGGGCCGCTCGCCCGGGCGGCGGAGACGGCACGGCTGGTCGGCGAGCGGCTCGCCGGCGTTCCGGTACGCGTCGCCGAGGCGGCCGGCGACTACGTCCCGTACCAGCCCTCCCGCGACGAACTCCCGGCGGACAGCGCCGACGCGATGCTCGGCTTCCTGGAGCGGTTCCCGGCGGAGGAGCGGGCGCGGGGCGCGGCGCTGGCGGCGGAGGCGGCCGCGCGCTTCACCGGGCCGGTGGAGGGGGACGAGCCCGTCCACGAACTCGTCGTGACGCACAACTTCCTGGTGGGGTGGCTCGTACGGGCGGCGCTGGACGCGCCGGGGTGGCGGTGGATGGGCCTCAACCACGCGAACGCGGGCCTGACGGTCATCCGTTACGCGCCGGACCGCCCGCCGGCGCTCCTCCTCTACAACGACACCGGCCACCTCCCCGCCCCCCTCCGCTGGACCGGCCTCCCCACCCAGGACCACATCTGACCCACACGCCCACGACCCGCGCCCGCGCCGCTCCGTTGTGGGCCACCGCCCCGCGGAGGGTCGCCCGGCAGCGGGGCGCGGTCAGTCGATGTGGACGATCTGGAAGGCTTCGGCCATGCGTCCCGCCGGCAACCCCGCCGCCCGCGCGTGCTCCGAGAGCCACTCCCGCAAAAGCCCCGCCAGATCGTCGAAGTGCGCCGTCTGCGACGTGTGGATCCGCAGCGCCTCGACCTTCCGGTCGAAGACGGACGTGACGTCGACGTACTGGTTCGGCGTCGGGCCCGTCATCAGCCACAGCTCGTGGACGATCCACGGTTCGAGCCCCTCGTCGCGCAGCAGCGAGGGGTGCGCGAAGGGGTTCCGCGCCTCGGGATAGACGGCCCGCAGGCACGCGTCGCCGACGGCCCGGTGGTCGGGGTGGAGGTCGGCGACCCGGGCCCAGTTGATCTCGGGGGAGGGGATGATGGCCCGCTGCGGCCGGACCTCCCGGATGACCCGGCACAGGTCGCGCCGCAACTCGACGGTGGGCTCGACGAAGCTGTCCGGGTAGCCGAGGAAGCGGACGTCGGCGACGCCGCTCAGCTTGGCCGAGTGGACCTGTTCGGCGCGGCGCAGGTCCGCCATCGCCTGCCGGGGGAGCAGCGGGTCGTATCCGCCGGC
The Streptomyces roseofulvus genome window above contains:
- a CDS encoding serine hydrolase domain-containing protein — protein: MRPRRPLLAAALLLAATALVPAALPATAAAPVPVRHGDGERCPAGDALPAATTARLDATVEKVRREAGIPGLVVGIWMPGKGCYVRATGVADKRTGEPMSADGYVRIGSETKTFTVTALLRLVDEGKVGLDDPIDDYVRGVPNGHRITLRHLAGMRSGLFPYTSDPDFVRDLLSAPKRPFNPWEVLSYGYRHADTFAPGATFQYSNSNLVLLGLVVEKVTGRRLAEVLHDEVVRPAGLRHTFLPKGAEFPLPHARGYTDQTLDGTVADATDWNPSWAWSAGAMISDLDDLRRWAPVLATGKLLSPATQAQRMKTLPTGFPGTSYGLGILDTNGWIGHNGSLPGYETVTVYLPSQKATLVLMLTTDSLSGGQEPSTLVARAVTGVITPKNVYAGSVTPRG
- a CDS encoding histidine phosphatase family protein, with the protein product MTTSAPRYLYLTRHGEATPDETGLTETGRRQAALLGERLREAPLTAVHHGPLARAAETARLVGERLAGVPVRVAEAAGDYVPYQPSRDELPADSADAMLGFLERFPAEERARGAALAAEAAARFTGPVEGDEPVHELVVTHNFLVGWLVRAALDAPGWRWMGLNHANAGLTVIRYAPDRPPALLLYNDTGHLPAPLRWTGLPTQDHI
- a CDS encoding PIG-L deacetylase family protein, with amino-acid sequence MEDFATDPPTFRSAPESLLVVAAHPDDIEFCVSGTVMQWIERGTRVTYCIVTDGGAGGYDPLLPRQAMADLRRAEQVHSAKLSGVADVRFLGYPDSFVEPTVELRRDLCRVIREVRPQRAIIPSPEINWARVADLHPDHRAVGDACLRAVYPEARNPFAHPSLLRDEGLEPWIVHELWLMTGPTPNQYVDVTSVFDRKVEALRIHTSQTAHFDDLAGLLREWLSEHARAAGLPAGRMAEAFQIVHID